The genomic DNA TCGGCCTCGGTGCTGTTGTGTGACAACCCCGGTGTCATGACCCTCGAGGGCACCAACACGTGGGTGCTCCAGGGTCGGGGCAGCGACGAGCGGGTGATCGTCGATCCCGGACCCGACGACGACGCGCACATCGAGCGGATCGCGGCGCTGGGCCGCATCGCTCTGGTGTTGATCAGTCACCGCCACGGTGATCACACCGACGGCATCGACAAGCTGGTGGAGCGCACCGGCGCGGTGGTGCGCTCGGTGGGCAGCGGCTTCCTGCGCGGGCTCGGGGGGCCCCTGCGCGACGGCGAGGTCATCGACGCCGCCGGCCTGCGGATCACGGTGCTGGCCACCCCGGGCCACACCGCGGATTCGGTGTCCTTCCTCAGTGACGGCGCCGTGCTGACCGCCGACACGGTGCTGGGTCGCGGAACCACGGTGATCGACACCGAAGACGGCAGCCTGCGGGAGTACCTGGATTCGCTGCACCGGTTGCGCGGGCTGGGGAAGCTGCGGGTGCTGCCCGGCCACGGCCCTGATCTCGACGACCTCGAGGCCGTCAGCGACCTGTACCTGGCGCACCGCCAGGAGCGCCTCGATCAGGTGCGCGGTGCCCTGCGCGAGCTGGGGGACGATGCGTCGGCGCGCCAGGTTGTCGAGCACGTCTACACCGACGTCGACCAGAAGCTGTGGGAGGCGGCGGAGAAATCCGTGCAGGCCCAGCTGGACTACCTCAACGAGTGATCTGTGGAGTCTCAGCGGCGGTGCGCACCGCTGAAACTCCACAAACCACAAGAACTAGCGAGCCCGGCGGGCCAGCCGCTCGGAGTCGCTGATCAGCACGCTCTTGCCCTCGAGGCGGATCCAGCCGCGGTGGGCGAAATCGGCCAGAGCCTTGTTCACCGTCTCGCGGGAGGCGCCGACGAGCTGTGCGATCTCCTCCTGCGTCAGGTCGTGCGTGACGCGCAGCGCGCCGCCCTCCTGGGTGCCGAAACGCTGAGCGAGCTGCAGCAGCTGCTTGGCCACGCGGCCGGGCACGTCGGTGAAGATCAGGTCGGCGAGGTTGTTGTTGGTGCGGCGCAGGCGGCGTGCCAGCACGCGCAGCAACTGCTCGGCGATCTCGGGGCGATCGGCGATCCACGCGCGCAGGGCATCGCGGTCCATCGACACTGCGCGCACCTCGGTGATGGTGGTGGCGCTGGAGGTGCGCGGACCCGGGTCGAAGATCGACAGCTCGCCGAACATGTCGGACGGACCCATGATCGTCAGCAGGTTCTCGCGACCATCGGGTGAGCGACGGCCGATCTTCACCTTGCCGGAGATGATGATGTACAGCCGGTCGCCTGGTTCGCCCTCGGCGAATACGGTGTGCCCACGCGGGAAGTCGACGGGCTGCAGCTGCTTGGTCAGCGCTGATACGGCGCTGGGTTCGACTCCCTGGAAGATTCCGGCCCTGGCCAGGATCTCGTCCACGTTGCCCCTCTTAAACTCTTGGCTGGTTGTGATGTGCGCCGACCAGCCTCTACCTGTGATTTCGATCTAAGTCTAGAGGTAAGCGGTGGAGCAACGAGCCAACGCTACACACGATCGGCATGGCGAGTCGGCTGAAACTGCGGATTCCCTTCCACCGGGATCCGCGCCGACGGGCTCAACCGGGTGGGCAAACCGGGTTCACCGTCGAGCGCCTCGAAGGCCGCGCGCAGCGACGGGAACGACGGGAAGTCCGATTCGAAACGCGGTGCGGGCGTCGGCGCCGGCCGCAGCGCGGGCTGTTTGGTCAGCTCAGCGCCGTCGCGGGCGTTGCCGGGGCAGATGCCGGACTCCAGTCGCTGAAGCCCGAAGGTCGCCAGCATGAGCAGGCCGGGAACCGACGCCGCGAGCAACCAGGACACGACGAGAAGTAAACACGCGCGAGGTCTCAGCAGGATCACGGTTTGTCAACCGCTCGGACATGGCGGTAACGAATTCTGTCGGAGCCGGTCAGTAGCCTGAGAACGTGGCGAGCAGGACGAAGTCGAGTGCCCAGTGGGACCAGGAGACGCACCGGGGATTGGTGCGCCGCGCGCGACGGATGAATCGCACGCTCGCCATGGCGTTTCCGCACGTCTACTGCGAGCTGGATTTCACCACCCCGCTGGAGCTGTCGGTGGCCACCATCCTCTCGGCGCAGTGCAC from Mycolicibacterium tokaiense includes the following:
- the crp gene encoding cAMP-activated global transcriptional regulator CRP, which produces MDEILARAGIFQGVEPSAVSALTKQLQPVDFPRGHTVFAEGEPGDRLYIIISGKVKIGRRSPDGRENLLTIMGPSDMFGELSIFDPGPRTSSATTITEVRAVSMDRDALRAWIADRPEIAEQLLRVLARRLRRTNNNLADLIFTDVPGRVAKQLLQLAQRFGTQEGGALRVTHDLTQEEIAQLVGASRETVNKALADFAHRGWIRLEGKSVLISDSERLARRAR
- a CDS encoding MBL fold metallo-hydrolase, which produces MTLEHPAYAQLRPVTDSASVLLCDNPGVMTLEGTNTWVLQGRGSDERVIVDPGPDDDAHIERIAALGRIALVLISHRHGDHTDGIDKLVERTGAVVRSVGSGFLRGLGGPLRDGEVIDAAGLRITVLATPGHTADSVSFLSDGAVLTADTVLGRGTTVIDTEDGSLREYLDSLHRLRGLGKLRVLPGHGPDLDDLEAVSDLYLAHRQERLDQVRGALRELGDDASARQVVEHVYTDVDQKLWEAAEKSVQAQLDYLNE